From Candidatus Doudnabacteria bacterium, a single genomic window includes:
- a CDS encoding adenylyltransferase/cytidyltransferase family protein — MDKKQIVVAVSGGFDPIHPGHIRMFKEAKALGDKLVVILNNDNWLLKKKKFNFMSQKERKEVIEAIKYVDEVLISKHKFDTDDMSVSEELRTIKPDIFANGGDRNPADARKKNSSLSRDLAVCLRYGIKMVYNVGAGGKIQSSSMLVDKAMRTAPRKVDVKIRKK; from the coding sequence ATGGATAAAAAACAGATCGTCGTGGCTGTGTCCGGCGGATTTGATCCGATACATCCGGGACACATCCGAATGTTCAAGGAAGCCAAAGCCTTGGGCGACAAATTGGTGGTAATTCTGAATAATGACAATTGGCTTTTGAAAAAGAAAAAATTTAATTTTATGTCCCAGAAAGAACGGAAAGAAGTTATCGAAGCGATCAAATACGTGGACGAGGTTTTAATTTCGAAGCACAAGTTTGATACGGACGATATGAGCGTCAGTGAAGAATTGCGGACGATCAAGCCCGATATATTTGCCAACGGGGGCGACCGCAATCCTGCGGACGCAAGGAAAAAGAATTCTTCTTTGAGCAGGGATCTGGCCGTATGCTTAAGATACGGCATCAAGATGGTCTACAATGTCGGCGCCGGCGGGAAGATCCAGTCCAGCTCAATGCTGGTGGATAAAGCGATGAGGACTGCGCCCCGCAAGGTGGACGTGAAAATCAGGAAAAAATAA
- a CDS encoding sigma factor-like helix-turn-helix DNA-binding protein — MSDKDTNNPTSSHPPAGQTGILDQIMGTKTQNSLNDFQPVSLVNELMGSLKERDKEILSKRFGLSGSEIETLEAIGKKHNLTRERVRQIEKDSLNTLKKKHQGAHEKALQLIFETITEHGNFMSEELLMQIILQNKPDQEEMNAVKFLLYLGEQFQNFKESPEFFESWYIIGFDFAKLDRIIKEYTAILESEGHVLTELSLHQRFKQTSYFKEHELELNDRVLHSYLNASKAIQINPFDEIGLKHWSDVKPRDVGDKAYLVMRHHKKPEHYSVITKLINDNKFDNRVAYQETVHNELIKDIRFVLIGRGIYALSEWGYTKGVVADVIREILKSFGRPLTRDEIITEVMKRRLVKRNTILVGLSNRKNFQKVGKDKYALSQGEPVN, encoded by the coding sequence ATGTCAGATAAAGACACTAACAACCCGACGAGTTCCCATCCGCCTGCCGGACAAACAGGTATTTTGGATCAGATAATGGGGACCAAGACCCAGAACAGCTTGAATGATTTTCAGCCTGTTTCTTTGGTGAATGAGCTTATGGGCTCGTTAAAGGAGCGCGATAAGGAAATTTTAAGCAAACGTTTTGGCCTTTCCGGCTCGGAAATTGAGACCCTGGAAGCTATCGGCAAGAAACATAACCTGACCCGGGAACGCGTGCGTCAGATAGAAAAAGACTCTTTAAATACGCTAAAGAAAAAGCACCAGGGCGCCCACGAAAAAGCCCTGCAGCTGATCTTTGAAACCATCACGGAGCACGGCAACTTCATGAGCGAAGAACTGTTGATGCAGATAATCCTTCAGAACAAGCCTGATCAGGAAGAAATGAATGCAGTTAAGTTTTTGCTCTATCTCGGCGAACAGTTCCAAAATTTTAAAGAATCACCGGAATTTTTTGAATCCTGGTATATCATCGGTTTTGATTTTGCCAAACTCGACCGGATCATAAAAGAATATACGGCAATTCTGGAGTCCGAGGGCCATGTTTTGACGGAGCTGTCTTTGCATCAGCGGTTCAAGCAGACCTCTTATTTTAAAGAACATGAGTTGGAATTGAATGACCGCGTTCTGCACAGCTATCTGAATGCTTCCAAAGCCATCCAGATCAATCCTTTCGACGAGATCGGACTGAAACATTGGAGTGACGTTAAGCCCCGCGACGTTGGGGATAAAGCCTATCTGGTGATGAGGCATCATAAAAAACCCGAGCATTATTCCGTCATCACTAAGCTTATCAATGACAATAAATTTGACAACAGGGTGGCTTACCAGGAAACCGTGCATAATGAACTGATCAAAGACATCCGTTTTGTCCTGATCGGGAGGGGGATATATGCGCTTTCGGAATGGGGTTATACTAAGGGAGTCGTGGCGGATGTCATCCGTGAGATCCTAAAATCTTTTGGCCGGCCGCTGACCCGGGATGAGATCATAACCGAGGTCATGAAGCGCCGTTTGGTGAAACGAAACACAATTTTGGTGGGCCTATCTAATCGGAAAAATTTCCAAAAGGTCGGCAAAGATAAATATGCATTGTCCCAAGGAGAACCAGTGAATTAA
- the secA gene encoding preprotein translocase subunit SecA, whose protein sequence is MSFLSNLFSSSNETVVRQLGKKVAEINSLEKEFEGKSQSDLQTLTAKWKSDLAPLDLEQTKEYLGKILPEAFASVREAAKRTIGQRHYDVQLLGGMVLHQGSIAEMRTGEGKTLVATLPLYLNALAGRGAHLITVNDYLARWQASWMGQIYHYLGLSVASIQHEQAFLYDPGYAPEEEEIKQIESKVQGLVLDVKHMRPIPRRQAYASDITYGTNNEYGFDYLRDNMVWDKNQMVQRDLFYAIVDEVDSILIDEARTPLIISAPDTDPTDKYLEFARAANKLVKDEDYTVDEKHKAVMINDKGISSLEKILNVPNLYNDVALVHHNENALRAKELFKRDQQYVVKSGEIIIVDEFTGRMMYGRRYSEGLHQAIEAKEAAVYRQPVKIQQESKTLATITFQNLFRLYHKLAGMTGTAETEAEEFHKIYTLEVVQIPTNQPMVRKDSPDQVYKNVEGKFTALIRTIKELHEKGRPMLIGTISIEKNEMMSELLTQAGVPHETLNAKNNDREAHIIAQAGRLGAVTLATNIAGRGVDIILGGSIPDPVEQEKVKELGGLFVIGTERHESRRIDNQLRGRAGRQGDPGASQFFLSLEDDLMRLFGGERVQKMMETLGIPDDQPIEHGIISKSIESAQRKIEGLNFDTRKHVLEYDDVMNKQRTVIYGKRKEILDRTEPLSEDILGMIEKEITNVVNFALAQEDVNLEELHKEISGFLPLQQTDIIDSHDAIELVNHFVEIAEREYKAKEQKVGREVLNNMEKLVYLRSIDTLWQEHLDTVEHLRDSVRLRGYGQRDPLQEFKNEGYQIFQRLLEEINKQIVFTIFRIDVVPQQAPVIRLDPSQKEIGRNDPCPCGSGKKWKKCGLLNTPEHQRLMAQKT, encoded by the coding sequence ATGTCTTTTTTATCCAATCTATTCTCATCTTCGAATGAAACGGTGGTCAGGCAGCTCGGCAAAAAAGTTGCCGAGATAAACTCGCTTGAAAAAGAATTTGAAGGCAAGTCGCAAAGCGACTTGCAAACTCTAACAGCTAAGTGGAAATCCGACTTGGCGCCTTTAGATTTGGAACAAACCAAAGAGTATCTCGGAAAGATATTGCCTGAGGCTTTTGCTTCCGTGCGTGAGGCGGCCAAAAGAACGATTGGCCAGAGGCATTATGACGTGCAACTTCTTGGCGGCATGGTTCTGCATCAAGGCTCAATAGCTGAAATGCGAACCGGTGAAGGAAAAACCCTGGTTGCGACCCTGCCTTTATATTTGAACGCTTTGGCCGGACGCGGCGCGCATCTGATCACAGTTAACGATTACCTGGCCCGCTGGCAGGCATCGTGGATGGGCCAGATCTACCATTATTTGGGATTATCCGTGGCCTCAATTCAGCATGAGCAGGCATTTTTGTATGATCCGGGTTATGCCCCGGAAGAGGAAGAGATCAAGCAGATCGAATCCAAGGTCCAGGGTTTGGTTTTGGATGTCAAACACATGCGGCCTATTCCGAGGCGCCAGGCGTATGCTTCGGACATCACCTACGGCACGAATAATGAATACGGATTTGATTATTTGCGCGATAATATGGTTTGGGACAAGAACCAGATGGTTCAGCGGGACCTGTTTTATGCCATTGTGGACGAGGTTGATTCCATTTTGATAGACGAGGCGCGCACGCCTTTGATAATCTCTGCGCCCGATACGGACCCGACCGATAAATACCTGGAATTTGCCAGGGCTGCGAATAAACTTGTCAAAGATGAGGATTATACAGTAGATGAAAAACACAAGGCTGTGATGATAAATGACAAAGGGATTTCCAGCCTTGAAAAAATTTTGAATGTTCCAAATCTTTACAATGATGTTGCGCTCGTGCATCACAACGAAAACGCTTTGCGCGCCAAAGAGCTTTTCAAAAGGGACCAGCAGTATGTGGTCAAAAGCGGTGAAATAATCATTGTAGACGAGTTTACCGGCCGCATGATGTACGGCCGCAGATATTCCGAGGGTCTGCACCAGGCGATCGAAGCCAAAGAAGCCGCGGTTTACCGCCAGCCTGTGAAGATCCAGCAGGAAAGCAAGACCTTGGCCACAATTACGTTCCAAAATCTGTTCCGTTTATATCACAAACTGGCGGGCATGACCGGTACTGCAGAAACTGAAGCTGAGGAGTTCCACAAAATTTACACTTTAGAAGTGGTGCAGATCCCGACCAACCAGCCCATGGTCAGAAAAGATTCGCCGGATCAGGTTTATAAGAACGTGGAAGGAAAATTCACCGCGCTTATCAGAACTATTAAAGAACTGCATGAAAAGGGCCGGCCGATGCTGATCGGTACGATCTCAATTGAGAAGAACGAGATGATGTCCGAGCTTCTAACCCAGGCGGGAGTGCCGCACGAAACCCTGAATGCAAAAAATAACGACCGCGAGGCGCATATTATCGCGCAGGCGGGGCGCTTGGGCGCAGTCACCCTGGCCACGAACATTGCAGGAAGAGGAGTTGACATTATTTTGGGCGGAAGCATTCCGGATCCTGTTGAGCAGGAAAAAGTGAAAGAACTCGGCGGCCTGTTTGTCATCGGTACTGAGCGCCATGAATCGCGCCGTATTGATAACCAGCTGCGCGGACGCGCAGGGAGGCAGGGAGATCCCGGTGCTTCGCAATTTTTTCTTTCTTTGGAAGACGACCTGATGCGCTTGTTCGGCGGCGAGCGGGTGCAGAAAATGATGGAAACTCTGGGCATTCCGGATGACCAGCCCATAGAACATGGGATTATTTCCAAATCCATTGAATCGGCCCAGCGCAAGATCGAAGGGTTGAACTTTGACACCCGCAAACATGTTTTGGAATACGACGATGTCATGAACAAGCAGCGGACAGTGATCTACGGCAAGCGAAAAGAAATTTTGGATCGCACGGAACCTTTATCTGAAGATATTCTGGGCATGATAGAAAAAGAAATTACGAACGTTGTTAATTTCGCATTGGCGCAGGAAGATGTGAATTTAGAGGAGCTGCATAAAGAAATTTCGGGATTTTTGCCGCTGCAGCAAACGGACATCATTGATTCGCATGATGCGATCGAACTGGTCAATCACTTTGTAGAAATCGCAGAGCGCGAATACAAAGCCAAAGAACAGAAGGTCGGACGCGAAGTTCTGAACAATATGGAAAAATTGGTGTACCTGCGTTCAATTGATACTCTGTGGCAGGAACATTTGGATACAGTGGAGCATTTGCGCGATTCGGTCAGACTCCGCGGTTATGGCCAGAGAGATCCATTGCAGGAATTCAAAAATGAGGGCTATCAGATTTTCCAAAGGTTGCTGGAAGAGATCAATAAGCAAATTGTTTTTACTATTTTCAGAATTGATGTCGTGCCACAGCAGGCGCCGGTGATCCGGCTAGATCCTTCGCAAAAAGAAATCGGGCGCAACGACCCTTGTCCATGCGGAAGCGGCAAAAAATGGAAAAAATGCGGCCTTTTAAACACGCCCGAGCATCAAAGATTGATGGCGCAAAAGACATAA
- a CDS encoding thermonuclease family protein: protein MKNKTIFLIIGLLALVFLISQSHIKSPKAIITGENYDTSIKTIPGEPIKVDHVIDGDTIVFINGDHLRYVGVDTPEEFDQRKPVQCFAKQAAEKNKELVEGKTIKFYKDVDDMDQYGRWLGFVYLEDGTFVNMELVKQGYAFAYPYPPDVSKSEEFAAAESYARTNKLGLWNGQCTISKLSTGREQTNPAQ, encoded by the coding sequence ATGAAAAACAAAACAATATTTTTGATTATTGGATTGCTGGCGCTTGTGTTTCTGATCTCGCAAAGTCACATCAAATCACCAAAAGCGATAATTACAGGTGAAAACTATGACACAAGCATCAAAACTATTCCCGGCGAACCGATAAAAGTAGATCACGTCATTGACGGGGATACAATAGTTTTTATCAACGGCGATCATTTGCGGTATGTGGGCGTGGACACGCCCGAAGAGTTTGACCAGCGAAAACCCGTGCAATGTTTTGCCAAACAAGCTGCGGAAAAAAATAAAGAACTGGTGGAAGGCAAAACGATCAAGTTCTACAAAGATGTTGATGATATGGACCAGTACGGCCGGTGGCTGGGATTCGTATATCTTGAGGACGGAACATTTGTGAATATGGAATTGGTCAAACAGGGTTACGCCTTTGCATATCCGTATCCTCCTGATGTTTCCAAATCGGAAGAGTTTGCCGCTGCGGAATCTTATGCAAGGACCAATAAATTGGGGTTGTGGAACGGCCAATGCACAATCTCAAAGCTGTCCACAGGCCGCGAGCAGACGAATCCTGCGCAATAG
- the secD gene encoding protein translocase subunit SecD, with protein sequence MSKRRLYLTFLAILLLAAGAVYLDLPQGSKINLKPIKINYNQQFKLKLGLDLQGGTHLVYEGDLTNIPPEAQSDAMNSARDVIERRVNAFGVSEPLVQVSGNNRLIVELPGVKDINQAISLIGQTPFLEFREENPNPPAVKPDANGQVNISADDAFKPTGLSGKQFKRATLEFDQRTGLPQVALQFDAEGTKLFADITTRDVGKRIAIFLDGEILSAPTVNTPITDGQAIITGQYTVQEAKDLVTRLNAGALPVPIKLISQENVGATLGLQSVEKSVEAGLIGFAIVALFMIIYYRLPGVLAVIALSIYTALSLAIFKLFGITITLAGIAGFILSVGMAVDANILIFERMKEELRKGKTLQQSVEDGFNRAWLSVRDSNFSSLITTFILGYFGSSIIRGFAITLAIGILVSMFTAITVTRTFLRMLVGHNILVKHGLYGVRTMAEEKPNA encoded by the coding sequence ATGTCAAAACGTAGATTATACCTAACTTTTCTGGCGATCTTACTTCTGGCTGCAGGCGCGGTTTATTTGGATTTGCCGCAGGGAAGCAAGATCAATCTCAAACCGATAAAGATCAACTATAACCAGCAGTTCAAGCTCAAATTGGGTTTGGACCTGCAAGGCGGTACGCATTTGGTCTATGAAGGCGACCTTACGAACATCCCTCCTGAAGCGCAAAGCGATGCCATGAACTCGGCGCGAGATGTTATCGAACGGAGAGTAAATGCATTCGGGGTGTCTGAGCCTTTGGTCCAGGTTTCGGGAAACAACCGCCTGATAGTGGAATTGCCCGGGGTCAAGGACATCAACCAGGCCATCTCGCTCATCGGCCAAACTCCGTTTCTTGAATTCAGGGAAGAAAATCCCAATCCGCCGGCAGTGAAGCCCGACGCCAACGGCCAGGTGAACATTTCGGCTGATGATGCCTTCAAACCAACCGGACTTTCCGGCAAACAGTTCAAGCGCGCAACATTGGAATTTGACCAGCGCACCGGCTTGCCGCAGGTGGCTTTGCAGTTTGACGCGGAAGGCACAAAATTGTTTGCGGATATCACGACCCGCGATGTCGGCAAAAGGATCGCTATTTTTCTGGACGGAGAGATCTTATCGGCGCCGACGGTCAATACGCCGATCACCGACGGTCAGGCGATAATCACAGGACAATATACAGTTCAGGAAGCTAAAGACCTTGTGACAAGGCTTAACGCCGGCGCTTTGCCCGTTCCGATCAAACTCATCTCCCAGGAAAACGTCGGCGCCACGTTAGGTTTGCAGTCTGTGGAAAAAAGCGTGGAAGCAGGCTTGATCGGTTTCGCCATCGTGGCTTTGTTCATGATCATCTATTACCGGCTGCCAGGTGTTTTGGCGGTCATCGCTTTGTCTATTTATACGGCTTTAAGTTTGGCGATCTTCAAACTGTTCGGCATCACCATAACTCTTGCCGGCATCGCCGGGTTTATTTTGTCGGTTGGTATGGCCGTGGATGCCAATATTTTGATCTTTGAGCGCATGAAAGAAGAGCTGCGAAAAGGGAAAACCCTCCAGCAGTCGGTGGAAGACGGGTTTAACCGGGCCTGGCTGTCAGTGCGCGATTCTAATTTTTCCAGTTTGATCACGACTTTCATCCTGGGTTATTTCGGTTCCAGCATCATCCGGGGGTTCGCCATCACGCTGGCCATCGGCATCCTTGTTTCCATGTTCACAGCCATAACCGTGACCAGGACCTTCTTAAGGATGCTGGTCGGCCACAATATTCTGGTCAAACACGGCTTATACGGCGTACGCACCATGGCTGAGGAGAAACCCAATGCTTAA
- a CDS encoding methionine adenosyltransferase domain-containing protein gives MLKTAEFVSPKHPDKVCDFIADSILDAYLKDDKESRVAIEVMGGHKLITINGEVTSLSKPDLEKLVQNIVGLDYRIIINLTMQSAQIAQGVDIGGAGDQGIMKGYATSETPAYLPLEFTLARDLCKKIYEVYPYDGKTQVTIENGNVVTVVASFQNTKNVELLKLVRNNMEAREYLINPAGEWTQGGFDADTGLSGRKLIIDNYGPEIPIGGGSFSGKDYTKVDRSGAYMARKIAVELIKDRKAKEVYTKLAYAIGKREPVMAVAIIDGKEEGIVGFDLSPTGIRQYLKLDQVKFADTATWGHFGRGFPWDK, from the coding sequence ATGCTTAAAACAGCCGAATTTGTCAGTCCCAAACACCCGGATAAAGTCTGCGATTTCATCGCAGATTCGATTTTGGACGCGTATCTTAAAGATGACAAGGAAAGCCGGGTGGCGATCGAGGTCATGGGCGGTCATAAATTGATCACGATAAACGGGGAAGTCACTTCGCTGTCAAAACCAGATCTTGAAAAATTGGTGCAAAATATTGTCGGCCTTGATTACAGGATCATCATCAATTTAACAATGCAAAGCGCGCAGATCGCCCAAGGAGTCGACATTGGAGGAGCAGGCGACCAAGGTATTATGAAAGGGTATGCTACTAGCGAAACTCCGGCATACCTCCCGCTTGAATTCACTCTGGCCAGGGATCTTTGTAAAAAAATTTACGAAGTGTATCCGTATGACGGGAAAACGCAAGTGACGATCGAAAATGGGAATGTGGTCACCGTTGTGGCCAGTTTTCAAAATACAAAAAATGTCGAACTTTTAAAACTTGTGCGGAATAATATGGAAGCCCGCGAGTATTTGATAAACCCGGCAGGAGAATGGACGCAAGGCGGATTCGATGCAGATACGGGTCTTTCAGGCAGAAAACTGATCATTGATAATTATGGGCCTGAGATACCAATCGGAGGAGGATCGTTTTCCGGCAAGGATTATACAAAAGTAGACAGGTCGGGCGCATATATGGCGCGCAAGATCGCTGTAGAGCTTATAAAGGATCGGAAAGCCAAGGAGGTTTATACTAAACTGGCATATGCTATAGGCAAAAGAGAGCCTGTCATGGCAGTGGCTATTATAGACGGCAAGGAAGAAGGAATTGTGGGCTTTGACCTGAGTCCTACCGGGATACGCCAATATCTTAAATTAGACCAAGTAAAATTTGCCGATACGGCTACATGGGGCCATTTCGGACGAGGGTTTCCTTGGGATAAATAA
- a CDS encoding helix-turn-helix domain-containing protein has protein sequence MELNNLLEEFGLSDKETNVYLALLELGPAPARVVARKSGVNRGTAYDILKKLVDLGLVSFYRKGKQHFAAEPPERLVEAVEDKQTRLQRLKVSISEKLPELKTMFVAQGGRPTIRVYEGFKGVKKILEDVLNTLGEAAEKEYVVYSAATAKDRKSIYQEFPAFNQRRVEKGIRVRTISLGEGGFLSGLDERKWLSGGRNRTTATHELIYGGKIAHIGLDSSEIAFGVIVENRDIYFTQKQIFESLWGKLKS, from the coding sequence ATGGAATTAAACAATCTTTTGGAAGAATTCGGTTTATCCGACAAAGAGACAAACGTTTATCTCGCGCTTCTGGAATTAGGACCGGCCCCGGCCAGGGTGGTTGCCCGCAAATCCGGCGTAAACAGGGGGACTGCCTATGATATCCTTAAAAAATTAGTGGATTTGGGCTTGGTCAGTTTTTATAGGAAGGGCAAACAGCACTTTGCAGCCGAACCGCCGGAACGCCTGGTGGAAGCCGTGGAGGACAAACAAACCCGGCTGCAAAGGCTGAAGGTCAGCATTTCCGAAAAACTGCCTGAGCTCAAGACCATGTTCGTGGCCCAAGGGGGCCGCCCGACGATCCGGGTCTACGAGGGGTTCAAAGGGGTTAAAAAAATACTGGAGGATGTGCTCAATACGTTAGGCGAGGCAGCGGAAAAGGAATATGTTGTGTATTCCGCAGCCACGGCTAAAGACCGTAAGAGCATTTACCAGGAGTTCCCGGCGTTCAACCAAAGAAGGGTAGAAAAGGGCATCCGTGTCCGCACTATCTCTCTTGGTGAGGGCGGCTTCCTTTCGGGCCTGGATGAACGCAAGTGGCTGAGTGGAGGTCGCAATCGCACAACAGCCACTCACGAGTTGATCTACGGAGGCAAGATCGCGCACATTGGCCTAGACTCTTCCGAGATAGCTTTCGGTGTGATTGTCGAAAATCGCGACATTTATTTCACACAGAAGCAGATCTTCGAAAGTTTGTGGGGCAAGCTTAAGAGCTAA
- a CDS encoding type IV secretion system DNA-binding domain-containing protein, with amino-acid sequence MNDDNDITLFAKTNFRNREVSFGIRRDDRRRHMYIIGKTGMGKTTLIENMVIQDIQAGHGVAFVDPHGDSIEKILNYVPSNRVNDVVYLNPADSDFPIAFNPLESVDPKYKHLVASGLMGVFTKIWAGVWSARMEYILNNTILALLDSQGSTLLGIARMLVNKTYRKRIVDNIKDPVVKSFWVDEFANYNDKFRNEAIAPIQNKVGQFLSSAIIRNIVGQTKSSIDLREIMDKKKIFLINLSKGRIGEDNSALLGAMIITKIQLAAMSRVDIPEEEREDFYLYVDEFQNFATESFANILSEARKYRLNLIVAHQYIGQLVQGKDTVVRDAIFGNVGTLVCFRVGADDSEFLEKEFEPTYMMHDLVNLTKYHVYLKLMINGVSSTPFSATTLAPIAESTGNEEKVINVSRERYANKRETVEEKINRWMGSEFHVAAAEAESSAVEQEDLQENLRYHEKMATQPTPPQVRPAVQQQASPIVQTPVRTERRQEERHDERRQFERRTRQVDSHPNRRASDKKPVNPVWDTVNKITAEKVTERVEKATSAIANLSKSLEQSLNRNQPTPQNTAPKPESLPQPPKQQAPKVQEETPKPTLQVQSGTIKPGDKIQF; translated from the coding sequence ATGAACGACGATAACGATATAACTTTATTTGCAAAAACGAATTTCCGGAACCGGGAAGTGTCTTTCGGCATACGCCGTGATGACCGCAGACGCCATATGTACATCATCGGGAAGACCGGTATGGGTAAAACTACGCTCATTGAAAATATGGTCATCCAGGACATTCAGGCCGGCCATGGCGTGGCCTTTGTGGACCCGCACGGAGACTCTATAGAGAAGATCCTGAATTATGTCCCGTCAAACCGGGTAAATGACGTGGTGTATCTCAATCCGGCAGACAGCGATTTTCCGATCGCATTCAATCCGCTGGAATCGGTTGATCCCAAATACAAGCATTTGGTGGCTTCAGGGTTGATGGGCGTATTCACGAAGATCTGGGCCGGGGTCTGGTCCGCTCGTATGGAATACATTTTGAACAATACTATTTTGGCCCTGCTTGATTCTCAGGGCAGCACTCTGCTCGGTATCGCCCGCATGCTGGTGAACAAAACTTACCGTAAACGGATAGTTGATAACATCAAGGACCCGGTGGTCAAGTCTTTCTGGGTTGATGAATTTGCCAACTACAACGACAAATTCCGTAACGAAGCCATAGCTCCGATCCAGAACAAAGTCGGGCAGTTCTTGTCTTCCGCAATCATCCGCAATATTGTCGGCCAGACAAAAAGCTCAATTGATCTGCGGGAGATCATGGATAAGAAAAAGATCTTTCTCATCAACCTGTCCAAAGGGCGCATCGGCGAAGACAACTCAGCTTTATTGGGCGCGATGATCATCACAAAGATCCAGCTGGCCGCCATGAGCCGCGTGGACATTCCGGAAGAAGAGCGGGAAGATTTTTATCTGTACGTCGATGAATTTCAGAATTTTGCCACTGAATCGTTTGCCAATATTTTGTCCGAGGCGCGCAAATACCGACTGAACCTGATCGTCGCGCACCAATATATCGGGCAGCTGGTCCAGGGCAAGGACACAGTGGTCCGCGATGCTATTTTCGGCAACGTCGGAACCCTGGTCTGTTTCCGGGTCGGCGCTGATGATTCGGAATTTTTGGAAAAAGAATTTGAGCCGACCTATATGATGCACGATCTGGTCAACCTGACCAAATATCATGTTTATCTCAAACTTATGATCAACGGCGTGTCCTCAACTCCTTTTTCGGCTACGACCTTGGCGCCAATTGCCGAATCAACCGGTAATGAGGAAAAAGTCATCAATGTTTCGCGCGAGCGCTATGCCAACAAGCGGGAAACAGTTGAAGAAAAGATCAACAGATGGATGGGTTCGGAATTCCATGTGGCTGCTGCGGAAGCCGAGAGCAGCGCCGTGGAGCAAGAAGATTTGCAGGAAAATCTGCGCTATCATGAAAAAATGGCCACTCAGCCGACTCCGCCGCAGGTCAGGCCCGCTGTGCAGCAACAGGCAAGTCCGATCGTCCAGACTCCGGTCAGAACCGAGCGAAGGCAGGAAGAGCGCCACGATGAAAGAAGGCAATTTGAGCGACGCACAAGGCAGGTAGATTCACACCCAAACAGGCGCGCGTCCGATAAAAAACCTGTAAACCCGGTTTGGGATACCGTAAATAAGATAACGGCCGAGAAAGTGACTGAGCGAGTGGAGAAAGCAACTTCAGCTATTGCAAATTTAAGCAAATCTTTGGAGCAGTCTCTGAATAGGAACCAACCAACGCCTCAAAACACTGCGCCAAAACCTGAATCCTTGCCCCAACCGCCGAAACAGCAAGCACCTAAAGTCCAAGAAGAAACTCCAAAACCGACACTCCAGGTACAATCCGGAACCATAAAACCCGGTGATAAGATCCAATTCTAG
- a CDS encoding Maf family protein — MKERTILTLPRQSDDPVYGRMVYQRIWMSTVLRLTSADCALTMPAGPSGSVNLSFALFFLVNLWENIAMKIILGSGSPRRQEILKNWGYNFDVRIPQIDERSIRSDDFKSLPVLIARSKSENLREKITEPAILITCDTVVVHDGKLYEKPLSDDEARSFLLSYGSTPAEVISGVVVMNTENKKIAEGVDSAKVYFLKIPLSLIEEMILLGKVFDWAGAFHPADPAIKPYIAYIEGEKDTVMGLPGFLTRRLIDEVSNG; from the coding sequence ATGAAGGAGAGGACTATCCTCACCCTTCCGCGCCAGTCAGACGATCCCGTGTATGGCCGCATGGTTTATCAGAGGATCTGGATGAGCACGGTTCTCCGTCTGACCAGCGCAGACTGCGCTTTGACGATGCCGGCAGGCCCAAGTGGTAGCGTGAACCTTTCGTTCGCGCTTTTCTTTTTGGTTAATTTGTGGGAAAATATAGCCATGAAAATAATCCTCGGTTCAGGATCGCCAAGACGCCAAGAAATATTGAAAAATTGGGGTTATAATTTTGACGTCAGGATCCCACAGATCGATGAAAGATCAATCAGATCCGATGATTTCAAGTCTTTACCGGTTTTAATAGCTAGGAGCAAATCGGAAAATTTGAGAGAAAAAATCACCGAGCCTGCGATCTTAATTACTTGCGATACGGTTGTTGTTCATGACGGCAAGCTCTATGAAAAGCCGCTGAGTGATGACGAGGCCCGGTCTTTTTTACTGTCCTACGGCAGCACACCTGCGGAAGTGATATCCGGCGTAGTAGTTATGAATACCGAGAACAAAAAAATCGCGGAAGGAGTGGATTCGGCAAAAGTATATTTTTTGAAAATCCCGCTCAGTTTGATCGAAGAGATGATTTTGCTGGGGAAGGTTTTCGACTGGGCCGGCGCTTTCCATCCGGCCGATCCTGCTATCAAGCCGTACATAGCATATATTGAGGGCGAAAAAGATACGGTCATGGGATTGCCTGGATTTTTGACCAGGCGGCTGATCGACGAGGTTTCAAATGGATAA